One genomic window of Gossypium hirsutum isolate 1008001.06 chromosome D11, Gossypium_hirsutum_v2.1, whole genome shotgun sequence includes the following:
- the LOC107913554 gene encoding F-box/kelch-repeat protein SKIP25, translating into MASGVGSHYQGDIARSMERWDLNKKRESWGWENKAPLKDGRFSREEVEAVGYRGKLCMVNVKGNAVKEGAVYDVELDKWEEMPQGMVAGWNGPAATMDEDVIYVIDEVKGRLSKYDGEKDCWEKVIELEQLKRAEQITAGRRKICAISAKGEKIIVVDVRDKPARFWEVAPPPGMEVVAMHVLPRMISRQH; encoded by the coding sequence ATGGCAAGCGGTGTTGGCTCCCATTACCAAGGAGATATAGCAAGGTCAATGGAAAGGTGGGACCTAAACAAGAAGAGAGAAAGTTGGGGTTGGGAAAACAAGGCACCGCTTAAAGATGGAAGATTTAGTCGAGAAGAAGTGGAGGCAGTTGGATATAGAGGGAAACTTTGCATGGTTAATGTGAAAGGCAATGCAGTAAAGGAAGGTGCAGTTTACGATGTGGAACTGGATAAGTGGGAAGAGATGCCTCAAGGGATGGTTGCTGGTTGGAATGGGCCGGCGGCAACTATGGATGAAGATGTGATTTATGTGATCGATGAAGTGAAAGGAAGGTTAAGCAAATACGATGGTGAAAAAGATTGTTGGGAGAAAGTGATTGAGTTGGAACAGCTTAAACGTGCAGAGCAGATAACAGCTGGGAGACGGAAAATATGTGCAATTTCAGCAAAAGGGGAAAAGATTATAGTGGTGGATGTAAGGGACAAGCCTGCCAGGTTTTGGGAGGTGGCGCCACCACCTGGGATGGAAGTGGTGGCGATGCATGTCTTGCCTAGGATGATTAGTAGACAACACTAG